The Thermomonospora curvata DSM 43183 DNA segment GCGATGGTGGAGCACTTCGGCCTGGAGGTGGTCCACGCCTACATGGGGCATGTCCGCGCCAACGCCGAAGAGGCGGTGCGGCGCGTCATCTCCGCGCTGCGCGACGGCTCGTTCGACTACGAGATGGACAACGGCGCCCACATCCGCGTGGCCGTGCGCGTGGACCGCCGCACCCGCAGCGCCGAGATCGACTTCACCGGGACCTCGCCGCAGCTGGAGGGCAACTTCAACGCCCCCTCCTCGGTGGCGATGGCCGCCGTGCTGTATGTGTTCCGGACGCTGGTGGACGATGACATCCCGCTCAACTCCGGCTGCCTGGCCCCGCTCAAGGTGATCATCCCGCCCGGCACCATGCTCTCGCCGCGGTATCCGGCGGCGGTGGTGGCTGGGAACGTGGAGACCTCGCAGGCGGTGACCGGGGCGCTGTACGGGGCGCTGGGCGTGCAGGCCGAGGGGTCGGGCACGATGAACAACGTCACCTTCGGCAACGAACGCCACCAGTACTACGAGACGGTCGCCAGTGGTTCGGGGGCCGGGGACGGCTTCCACGGCACCGATGTGGTGCAGACCCACATGACCAACTCGCGGCTGACCGACCCGGAGGTGCTGGAGTGGCGTTTCCCGGTGCGGCTGGAGTCCTATGAGATCCGCCGCGGCAGCGGCGGGGCGGGCCGCTACCGGGGCGGCGACGGCGGCCGGCGCCGGATCCGCTTCCTGGAGCCGATGACGGTGACCGTGCTGAGCGGCCACCGGCGGGTCCCGCCCTACGGCATGGCGGGCGGCGCTCCGGGCGCCCTCGGCCGCCAGTGGGTGGAACGCGCCGACGGCACGGTCACCGAGCTGCGCGGCTGCGACAGCGTCGAGGTCGCCGCGGGCGAGGTGTTCGTGCTGGAGACCCCCGGCGGAGGCGGCTACGGCGCGCCCTGACCGTCCGCCCCGGAGGATTTCCCGGCACCGGGCGTGCGAGGGCCGTCCGTCTTTTGCGGGGTGACCGGGCGGAGGGCCCGGCGGGAGCCGGTGGCGGGCCCGGGCCGGGACGTTCAGTTCGGCACCGGATGCGCTTGATGAGGCCGGGGCGGCGGAGGGGAGGGGCGCTCCGCCGCCCCGGATCTGGTGTCAGCGTTTGCGGATCTTCTCGGCGGCGAACCGGGCCGCCCGGTCGGCGTCGGAGCGGTAGGCCAGGTGGGCCGCCATGTTGGTGCCGCCGCCGCAGACCGGGTCGCCCTTCTTGCAGATGTCGAGGGTGCGGCCGGCGAACTTCTTGGCGACGCCGCTCTTGCCCGCCATCCGGTTCGGGTTGCCGAACAGCAGGATGGCCGCGATCTTGGCGTGGGTGTTCTTGGGCAGCTTGGTGCCGCCGCCGACGGCTCCGCCGAGGGCGCCGGTGACGACCATGGCGCCCTGGGAGTAGCCGACCAGGACGAACTTCTGCTTCGGGCAGGCCCGGGCCTGCTTGGTGACGTGCTTGACCAGGGCCTGCACGCCTTTGCGGGGCGAGGTGGGGCTGGCGTCGGCCGGGTAGTCGACCGGGTGGGCGCTCAGCTTCTTCTTGGGGAACCTGCCCTGCAGGGCCTTGAAGACCGGGTCGCCGACGATCACTCCCAGCCGCCCGGGCTCGAAGGTGCCCCTGGCGGCCACCACCTCCACCGGTGAGCACGCCGCGGACGCGGGGGCGGCACCCAGGGCGACCAGTCCGCCGGTCGCCGCACCCGTGAGCGCGGTCACCGTGGCGACGAGACGGGCGAGGGTGGACGTACGGGAACGCATGGATTCACCTCTTCGGCTGACGTCGGGCAGACGCCCTCCCCGCGGTGCACGGGCGGGCGCCGGTCACCGCCCTTTCCGGGCGATCCGTTGCAAGGGCGCGCCTTGAACGGCGGACCGAAAGGCGGACGGCCGCGGACGCTCAGGCGCGCCTTACCGCAGGGAATTCCTGGCGACTGCCCGGCAACCATACAACAGTCGCAAAAAGCACAAAAGCAACACCAGAGTGGAAACGGGCCTGAAGTCCAGGTGAAATGTGCCGCTGCACAACGGCCTGCGCGTGGAATTGTTTTCCTTCACCTCTATGATCAGAGAAAAGGAGGATTTCTCGTCATGTGGATCATGAATCCAACGCGACGCATGTGCGGTGCGCAGACGTCTCGTCCCTCCGTGGAAGGAGCCCGCCACCTCGCCGGTGAGCAGGCAGAACGAGGAGGAAAGCGTCCCCGGCGGCACGGCGTGGACGCCCCCGGCGGACCTTTGCGCGCGGAAGCCTCCGACTCGAAGACCCAAAGAGTCTTGAAACTGAAAAACAGGGCTTCGGGGATCGGAGGCGGCCCCATGTGCGACAGTGGACCGCGGTCGAGGCCGAAGGTCCGGTGAGCCTTCGGCATTCCCCGCGGAGGCTCTTCAGCCCTTCTCGACGAGACGCCGCACGCCCTAGCCGGAGACGTCCGGAAGAATCCGGAAGACGGGGATCTGCGGCGCGATCCGCTCGAACTCCTCCAGCGGCGCCCGCCGGTCCACCGGGATATGCGGCCGGGCTCCGGGCGCGCAATCCAGATAGCGGCGGATGATGGGAGCGCGCTCGGCGGGCGGGACCTCCTCCAGCCGCACCCGCTCGATGCGGCCGTGGCGCAGCGTGGCCCGTCCGCCCGCCGCCCGGACGTTCTTCGGCCAGGCCGACCGCTCCCCGAGCATCGCCACCAGGTAGCGCTCGCCCGCATAATCGGCCACGACCAGCGGGAACGACAGCATCCGGCCGGTGCGGCGGCCGGGCACCCGCATCGTCACCAGCCGTTCGGGCATGATCAGCCCCGGTTCCTGCACGATCACCTGGATCCGGTTCATCACCCGGGCCAGGCGGCTGGGCCGCCCGCCCCGGTAGAGCCATCGCTGGAACCGGTACAGCGGGGCCGTCGGGCGCCCGCCGGCCGACAGTTTCGCCACGGCCCCTCTGATCGCGCGCACGGCCGTCCTCCTCGATGCGGGGACAAGACGGTTCTGCCCGTCCAGTATGGGCGGGAACCCGACGGCGCGACACGGTCCAAGGTCCCTCGGCGCCGGCGCGCCGCGCGCCGGGCTCAGCCGCCGGGGCCCACCCGGTTGTCGGGAGCGCCGTCGCCATGCGGGGGCAGATCTCCCCGCGGAGGCATCTGGGGTGCGCCCCCAGAGGAGCCCGCAGCCAGCATCTCGTCGAGTTCCTCCCTGGTCGCCGGGCGGGCCTTGACCGCGGCCTCCCGGAGCGACTCGAACGCCACGGCGCCCGCCTGCCCGCTCACCCGGACCAGGAGCTCCCCGCGGGTCAGCGCGTACTCCAGCCGGTTGCCGCTGCTGCGCCGCCAGCCCTCCCCGTCTCGCCCGCACCGGACGGCGGCGCCCGAGGCGGCGGGGACCGGCAGGGACGGGCAGTCGGCGGCGGTGATCGTGCGCCGCTCGACGGTCAGCCGTACATCGCTCTCGCCGTAGAGGTAGATGTCTTGAAAACCCGCATCGCCATAGGCGCCCATGGCCCCCGTGGCGCGCCGGTAGCCCTCGAGGTCGATGACGTAGATGAGTTC contains these protein-coding regions:
- a CDS encoding cutinase family protein, whose protein sequence is MRSRTSTLARLVATVTALTGAATGGLVALGAAPASAACSPVEVVAARGTFEPGRLGVIVGDPVFKALQGRFPKKKLSAHPVDYPADASPTSPRKGVQALVKHVTKQARACPKQKFVLVGYSQGAMVVTGALGGAVGGGTKLPKNTHAKIAAILLFGNPNRMAGKSGVAKKFAGRTLDICKKGDPVCGGGTNMAAHLAYRSDADRAARFAAEKIRKR